Proteins from a genomic interval of Microbacterium imperiale:
- a CDS encoding (2Fe-2S)-binding protein — protein sequence MSGDAAGGMFAFDGTPVPFQPGQSVGAALAASGVTAWRTTRGAGEPRGLFCGIGVCYDCLLTVDGLRSQRACVTPAGAGQDVRSDDPGAPLASPTTTDGGERR from the coding sequence ATGAGCGGGGATGCCGCGGGCGGAATGTTCGCGTTCGACGGTACGCCGGTGCCGTTCCAGCCGGGGCAGAGCGTGGGCGCCGCGCTCGCGGCATCCGGCGTCACGGCCTGGCGCACGACCAGGGGGGCGGGCGAACCGCGCGGCCTGTTCTGCGGCATCGGCGTCTGCTACGACTGCCTGCTGACGGTCGACGGGCTGCGGTCGCAGCGCGCGTGCGTGACACCGGCGGGCGCGGGCCAGGACGTCCGCAGCGACGATCCGGGCGCGCCGCTCGCGTCGCCGACCACGACCGACGGGGGCGAGCGACGATGA
- a CDS encoding septum formation family protein: MTTTRRLFALPIAALAVALVATGCSSSPFTTAQAPVRDESGAITETNESTDVFAIRVGDCLLDAGTMETEVTEAPTVPCTEPHDFEAFHAQNIEGDEYPGTEGVQTQAEQVCYDAFAAFVGMSYEESVLDFNYYVPTTGSWDAGDREILCMIGDPQGQVTGTLAGAAR; the protein is encoded by the coding sequence GTGACTACGACACGTCGACTCTTCGCTCTGCCCATCGCCGCCCTCGCCGTCGCCCTCGTGGCGACCGGATGCTCCAGCTCGCCCTTCACGACCGCGCAGGCGCCCGTGCGCGACGAGTCGGGTGCCATCACCGAGACCAATGAGAGCACCGACGTGTTCGCGATCCGGGTCGGCGACTGCCTGCTCGACGCCGGCACGATGGAGACCGAGGTCACGGAGGCCCCGACCGTTCCGTGCACCGAGCCGCACGACTTCGAGGCGTTCCACGCGCAGAACATCGAGGGCGACGAGTACCCGGGCACCGAGGGAGTCCAGACGCAGGCCGAGCAGGTCTGCTACGACGCCTTCGCCGCGTTCGTCGGGATGTCGTACGAGGAGTCGGTGCTCGACTTCAACTACTACGTGCCGACCACGGGCAGCTGGGATGCCGGTGACCGCGAGATCCTGTGCATGATCGGTGACCCGCAGGGCCAGGTCACCGGCACCCTCGCCGGCGCCGCGCGCTGA
- a CDS encoding FAD-dependent oxidoreductase, producing MSGTVFDLAVVGAGPAGLSAAVVAAETGLRVALIDAGTQTGGQYWRHPDEHHLDAFAQPEHTGHHHWGHYRDLRDRLRRQVAAGRVDHRAGRQVWRTDGPGDAAAFLLRTTAVAGRDAVSPDERAIRARRVVLAPGAYDRQLPLPGWTLPGVMAAGGVQAMLKANQVRAGRRAVVAGTGPFLLSVAAGLARAGVEVVAVCEANALSRWAATPVRALQEPGKLLEGAGYAATFLRERIPLRTRSVVTRISGDGRVSHVTIGRVDAAGRVRLGSERTVEADLVALGWGFTPQLELVVGIGARTRVDVDGSLVAVVDDDQRTSVPGVYAAGEATGIGGAVQSCAEGELAALAAAIDAGFGVPSARARGLRRRIARGRRFAVGMHRASPIPAAWSTWLEDDTLVCRCEEVPVSAVRRTVGDLAADDARDVRVTARPGMGMCQGRVCGFALSCLVSEQTGRPAGSADLEPLVRRPVGTPIRVADIAALAPAAAPVAPADPDDPVAPAGVAPADLAALGKESS from the coding sequence ATGAGCGGGACCGTGTTCGACCTCGCCGTCGTCGGCGCCGGCCCGGCCGGGCTCTCGGCCGCGGTCGTCGCCGCCGAGACCGGCCTGCGCGTCGCGCTGATCGACGCGGGAACGCAGACCGGCGGACAGTACTGGCGCCACCCGGACGAGCACCACCTCGACGCCTTCGCCCAGCCCGAGCACACGGGCCACCACCATTGGGGCCACTACCGCGACCTGCGCGACCGCCTGCGCCGACAGGTCGCCGCCGGGCGCGTGGACCATCGCGCGGGCCGCCAGGTCTGGCGCACCGACGGGCCGGGCGACGCGGCGGCCTTCCTGCTGCGAACGACCGCGGTCGCCGGACGCGACGCCGTGAGCCCGGACGAGCGCGCGATCCGCGCTCGCCGCGTCGTGCTCGCGCCGGGCGCGTACGACCGGCAGTTGCCGCTGCCCGGCTGGACGCTGCCGGGCGTGATGGCGGCGGGCGGGGTGCAGGCGATGCTGAAGGCGAACCAGGTGCGCGCCGGGCGTCGCGCCGTCGTCGCCGGTACGGGGCCGTTCCTGCTCTCGGTCGCCGCGGGCCTGGCCCGCGCGGGCGTCGAGGTCGTCGCCGTGTGCGAGGCCAACGCCCTGTCGCGCTGGGCGGCGACGCCGGTGCGCGCCCTGCAGGAGCCCGGCAAGCTGCTCGAGGGCGCGGGCTATGCGGCGACCTTCCTGCGCGAACGCATTCCGCTGCGCACCCGCTCCGTCGTCACCCGCATCTCGGGCGACGGTCGGGTCTCGCACGTCACGATCGGGCGCGTGGATGCCGCCGGGCGTGTGCGCCTCGGCAGTGAGCGCACGGTCGAGGCCGACCTCGTCGCGCTCGGCTGGGGGTTCACGCCGCAGCTCGAGCTCGTCGTGGGCATCGGGGCCCGCACGCGGGTCGATGTCGACGGATCCCTCGTGGCCGTCGTCGACGACGACCAGCGCACCAGCGTGCCCGGGGTCTACGCCGCCGGCGAGGCGACCGGGATCGGGGGAGCGGTGCAGTCGTGCGCCGAAGGAGAGCTCGCCGCCCTCGCCGCCGCGATCGACGCCGGGTTCGGGGTGCCGTCGGCTCGCGCCCGCGGCCTGCGTCGCCGCATCGCGCGCGGCCGCCGCTTCGCCGTGGGCATGCACCGGGCGAGTCCGATTCCCGCGGCCTGGTCGACGTGGCTCGAGGACGACACGCTCGTCTGCCGGTGCGAAGAAGTGCCCGTGTCGGCCGTGCGCCGCACCGTCGGCGACCTCGCGGCCGACGACGCGCGCGACGTCCGCGTCACCGCCCGGCCCGGAATGGGCATGTGCCAGGGCCGGGTGTGCGGATTCGCGCTGTCGTGCCTGGTGTCGGAGCAGACCGGTCGACCGGCGGGCTCGGCCGACCTCGAACCCCTCGTGCGCCGCCCGGTCGGCACGCCGATCCGCGTCGCCGACATCGCCGCCCTCGCGCCCGCCGCCGCCCCCGTGGCACCGGCCGACCCCGACGACCCGGTCGCCCCCGCCGGCGTCGCCCCCGCCGACCTCGCAGCACTCGGAAAGGAAAGCTCATGA
- a CDS encoding DeoR/GlpR family DNA-binding transcription regulator, protein MLAASRKDLLLARLRADGRIVAKDLAVELGVSEDSIRRDLRELDAAGLAVRVYGGAVPASPAVVDYGARQSVATDSKRRVARFAASLIEPGSTVIIDGGTTALATIQALDRALSCTIITHSPTIAAALLEHAADVIIIGGRLFKHSAVASGAAAVEAVRGLRADRFLLGVTGVHHEAGLTTGDPDEAAMKRALAAQSAETFVLGSAEKIGAVSRFAVLPLEDVAGVVVDPDAAPTGLDALEKRRVPLLRAT, encoded by the coding sequence ATGCTCGCTGCGTCACGCAAAGACCTGCTGCTCGCCCGACTGCGAGCCGACGGGCGAATCGTCGCCAAGGACCTCGCCGTCGAGCTCGGCGTCTCGGAAGACAGCATCCGGCGCGACCTGCGCGAGCTGGATGCCGCCGGCCTCGCGGTCCGCGTCTACGGTGGGGCGGTCCCGGCGTCGCCCGCGGTCGTCGATTACGGGGCGCGCCAGTCGGTCGCGACCGACAGCAAGCGTCGCGTCGCCCGTTTCGCCGCGTCGTTGATCGAGCCCGGCAGCACCGTCATCATCGACGGCGGCACGACGGCGCTCGCCACGATCCAAGCGCTCGATCGTGCTCTCTCGTGCACGATCATCACCCACAGCCCCACGATCGCGGCGGCCCTGCTCGAGCACGCGGCAGACGTCATCATCATCGGCGGCCGCCTGTTCAAGCACTCCGCCGTCGCCAGTGGAGCCGCGGCGGTCGAGGCCGTGCGCGGCCTGCGCGCCGACCGGTTCCTGCTCGGCGTGACCGGCGTCCACCACGAGGCCGGGCTGACGACGGGCGATCCCGACGAGGCGGCGATGAAGCGCGCGCTCGCGGCGCAGTCCGCCGAGACGTTCGTGCTGGGCAGCGCGGAGAAGATCGGGGCCGTGTCGCGGTTCGCCGTGCTCCCGCTCGAGGATGTCGCCGGCGTCGTCGTCGATCCCGACGCGGCGCCGACCGGGCTCGACGCGCTCGAGAAGCGCCGCGTGCCGCTGCTGCGAGCGACCTGA
- a CDS encoding helix-turn-helix domain-containing protein gives MTPADDIEPSGVHCRLDELLTERGMTLTRLSEIVGVSVVNLSILKNDRARAIRYSTLSAICRALDCEIGDLLVRTD, from the coding sequence ATGACCCCCGCCGACGACATCGAGCCCAGCGGCGTGCACTGCCGCCTCGACGAGCTGCTGACCGAGCGCGGGATGACGCTCACCCGCCTGTCGGAGATCGTCGGCGTCTCGGTGGTGAACCTGTCCATCCTCAAGAACGATCGCGCCCGCGCCATCCGCTATTCGACGCTCTCGGCGATCTGCCGCGCGCTCGACTGCGAGATCGGCGACCTGCTGGTGCGCACCGACTGA
- a CDS encoding aldehyde dehydrogenase (NADP(+)) has protein sequence MNAPAPIADTPIAEVDAFVGLAAAASVAWRASSIVERGEALRAVADGLDARADDLVELAQRETHLAEGRLRGELRRTTFQLRLFTEVLAEGSWLDARIDHPDADYPMGAPRPDIRRQLEGIGPVLVFAASNFPFAFSVAGGDTASALAAGNAVVLKAHPGHPQLSALTGEIVIAALSAAGAPAGLFTVIHGTDAGVHALRAPQIRAAAFTGSIAGGRALFDIAMSRPEPIPFYGELGSVNPAFVTRSAAASRGAEIAEQFVASVTGSAGQLCTKPGVLFVPRGSGLVDALAAAALPEPAPLLNEDIASGFRRAFERTADHEGVAVLAASPASDGPVPAPALLRADVAAVIADPETLVSEMFGPAALVVEYDEESQLVTAAELLDGQLTATLVADDSDEVARDLLPVLATKAGRVLWNQWPTGVSVTWAQQHGGPYPATTAVGTTSVGTAAMTRFLRPVAYQNVPDALLPEALRDANPLGIPRRVDGVLTV, from the coding sequence ATGAACGCTCCCGCGCCCATCGCCGACACCCCCATCGCCGAGGTCGACGCTTTCGTCGGGCTCGCTGCGGCGGCATCCGTCGCCTGGCGGGCATCGAGCATCGTCGAGCGCGGTGAGGCGCTGCGCGCCGTGGCCGACGGACTCGACGCGCGAGCCGACGACCTGGTCGAGCTCGCGCAGCGCGAGACCCACCTCGCCGAAGGCCGGCTGCGCGGCGAGCTGCGGCGCACGACGTTCCAGCTGCGGCTGTTCACCGAGGTCCTCGCCGAGGGCTCGTGGCTCGACGCGCGCATCGACCACCCCGACGCCGACTACCCGATGGGGGCGCCGCGCCCCGACATCCGTCGCCAGCTCGAGGGAATCGGGCCGGTGCTCGTCTTCGCCGCGAGCAACTTCCCGTTCGCGTTCTCGGTCGCCGGCGGCGACACCGCCAGCGCTCTGGCCGCCGGCAACGCCGTCGTGCTGAAGGCGCACCCCGGGCACCCGCAGCTCTCGGCGCTCACCGGCGAGATCGTCATCGCGGCGCTGTCGGCGGCCGGCGCGCCCGCGGGCCTGTTCACGGTCATCCACGGAACGGATGCCGGTGTGCACGCGCTCCGCGCACCCCAGATCCGGGCGGCCGCCTTCACCGGCTCGATCGCCGGCGGACGGGCCCTGTTCGACATCGCGATGTCGCGCCCCGAGCCCATCCCGTTCTACGGCGAGCTCGGCAGCGTGAACCCGGCGTTCGTCACCCGCAGCGCCGCCGCCTCTCGGGGCGCCGAGATCGCGGAGCAGTTCGTCGCATCGGTGACCGGCAGTGCAGGCCAGCTGTGCACGAAGCCGGGCGTCCTGTTCGTCCCGCGCGGGTCGGGCCTCGTCGACGCGCTGGCCGCTGCCGCGCTGCCCGAGCCCGCGCCGCTGCTCAACGAGGACATCGCTTCCGGGTTCCGCCGGGCGTTCGAGCGCACCGCCGACCACGAGGGCGTCGCGGTGCTCGCCGCCTCGCCGGCATCCGATGGTCCCGTTCCCGCGCCGGCGCTGCTGCGCGCCGACGTCGCGGCGGTGATCGCCGACCCCGAGACGCTCGTGTCGGAGATGTTCGGACCCGCGGCGCTCGTCGTCGAGTACGACGAGGAGTCGCAGCTGGTGACGGCGGCCGAGCTGCTCGACGGACAGCTGACCGCGACCCTCGTGGCAGACGACTCCGACGAGGTCGCGCGCGACCTGCTTCCCGTGCTCGCGACGAAGGCCGGCCGTGTGCTGTGGAATCAGTGGCCGACCGGCGTCTCGGTCACGTGGGCGCAGCAGCACGGCGGTCCGTACCCCGCGACCACCGCCGTCGGGACGACCTCGGTCGGAACCGCGGCGATGACGCGGTTCCTGCGACCCGTCGCCTACCAGAACGTGCCCGATGCGCTGCTGCCCGAGGCCCTGCGCGACGCGAACCCCCTCGGCATCCCGCGCCGTGTGGACGGCGTGCTGACGGTCTAG
- a CDS encoding DUF4406 domain-containing protein, with the protein MTESLMILIAGPYASGTGGDPALMRRNLDRLEEAAWPLFAAGHIPMIGEWVALPVLASAGASGPTDPLAKDVMYPVAHRLLQRCDAVLRLPGESRGADQDVAIARERGIPVYTALDEVPGVSATTRGVAASS; encoded by the coding sequence ATGACTGAATCGCTCATGATCCTCATCGCCGGCCCCTATGCATCCGGCACCGGCGGCGACCCGGCGCTGATGCGCCGCAACCTCGACCGACTCGAAGAGGCGGCATGGCCGCTGTTCGCCGCGGGGCACATCCCCATGATCGGGGAATGGGTCGCCCTTCCCGTCCTCGCGAGCGCCGGAGCGTCCGGGCCGACCGACCCGCTGGCGAAGGACGTCATGTATCCCGTTGCCCATCGCCTGCTGCAGCGGTGCGACGCCGTCCTGCGCCTGCCCGGCGAGTCCCGCGGTGCCGACCAGGACGTCGCGATCGCCCGCGAGCGCGGCATCCCGGTGTACACCGCCCTCGACGAGGTGCCCGGCGTGTCCGCGACGACCCGCGGGGTCGCGGCATCCAGCTGA
- a CDS encoding cation diffusion facilitator family transporter, with amino-acid sequence MRTEQHALRLSLAMILLLGTLGITFGTITGSQAILFDGMFSLADAAMSLLAIGAASLITRSTRQTADSQLNQRFSFGVWQLEPLVVAATALVMVTVAVYALVQAVLSLTSGGRPIEFGPAVLYAVVVVILTATAAIVEWRANRRLRSALVAIDVKGWVMAGSVTLALLVAYVVGWFLQGTDAAWLTPYVDPGILAVVASVLVFVPLPDLIRAFSQIALLTPAALAREVDTAAAVVQERHRLSGFQRSVAQVGRSPQAEVEFSVAPEHATRPLAEWDAIRRDFARELGWDPQHSWVTVFFTEQRQVPADITD; translated from the coding sequence GTGCGCACCGAACAGCACGCCCTCCGCCTCTCGCTCGCGATGATCCTGCTGCTCGGCACGCTCGGGATCACGTTCGGCACGATCACCGGTTCGCAGGCGATCCTGTTCGACGGGATGTTCTCGTTGGCGGATGCCGCGATGTCGCTGCTGGCTATCGGCGCGGCATCCCTCATCACCCGCTCGACGCGGCAGACGGCGGACTCGCAGCTGAACCAACGGTTCTCGTTCGGCGTGTGGCAGCTCGAGCCGCTCGTCGTCGCCGCGACGGCCCTCGTGATGGTGACCGTCGCCGTCTACGCGCTCGTGCAGGCCGTGCTGTCGCTGACCTCGGGGGGACGGCCGATCGAGTTCGGCCCCGCCGTGCTGTACGCCGTGGTGGTCGTGATCCTCACCGCGACGGCGGCGATCGTCGAGTGGCGGGCGAATCGCCGGCTGCGGTCGGCCCTCGTCGCGATCGACGTCAAGGGGTGGGTGATGGCGGGCTCGGTGACGCTCGCTCTGCTCGTCGCGTACGTCGTGGGGTGGTTCCTGCAGGGGACGGATGCCGCGTGGCTGACGCCCTACGTCGACCCCGGCATCCTCGCCGTGGTGGCCTCGGTGCTCGTGTTCGTCCCGCTTCCCGACCTCATCCGCGCCTTCTCGCAGATCGCGCTGCTGACGCCCGCGGCGCTCGCCCGCGAGGTCGACACCGCAGCCGCCGTGGTGCAGGAGCGCCACCGGCTCTCGGGCTTCCAGCGCTCCGTCGCCCAGGTCGGACGATCGCCGCAGGCCGAGGTCGAGTTCTCGGTGGCGCCGGAGCACGCGACGCGACCGCTCGCGGAGTGGGATGCGATCCGCCGCGACTTCGCCCGCGAGCTGGGGTGGGATCCGCAGCACAGCTGGGTGACGGTCTTCTTCACCGAGCAGCGGCAGGTACCCGCCGACATCACCGACTAG
- a CDS encoding VOC family protein has product MPAPVPYIHFAGRAAEALSFYRSVFGGELQLHTFADFGREDGAPTLIAHGELRGPVDLFGADAAATDEPVAVSGLMLALLGAADAETSRRWFDALAEAGTVVDPLQRRAWGDHDGQVRDGWGITWLIGFSES; this is encoded by the coding sequence ATGCCCGCTCCCGTGCCGTACATCCACTTCGCCGGACGAGCCGCCGAGGCGCTGTCGTTCTACCGATCCGTGTTCGGCGGCGAGCTGCAACTGCACACCTTCGCGGACTTCGGGCGCGAGGACGGCGCGCCGACGCTCATCGCCCACGGCGAGCTGCGCGGACCCGTCGACCTGTTCGGCGCCGATGCGGCCGCGACGGACGAGCCGGTGGCCGTCAGCGGCCTGATGCTCGCGCTGCTGGGCGCCGCGGACGCCGAGACATCGCGGCGCTGGTTCGACGCGCTCGCAGAAGCGGGAACCGTCGTCGACCCGCTGCAGCGACGCGCGTGGGGCGACCACGATGGTCAGGTGCGCGACGGCTGGGGGATCACCTGGCTGATCGGCTTCTCGGAGAGCTGA
- a CDS encoding SDR family oxidoreductase, with protein sequence MHSSASLRGQTALVTGVSRRRGIGFAVATRLADLGANIVIHHHRPHDLDLPWGGDDLDAVRAGIREHLVDGGRFEDVGGDLADASVIPGLVERAAARTGRLDILICNHAKSGDDGSILDMTPERLDAFWDVNARSTLLLTAEFARRLAPALESPRRPGDRITGDKPYAAPRGRVVWMTSGQIHGPMVGEVAYATSKAALAGITPTVAAELLELGIILNTVNPGPVNTGYLDPETTDRSLDDLDRYLATTPFGRVGRPADPAELIAWLCSPAGAWMVGQVLTSDGGFSLG encoded by the coding sequence ATGCACTCTTCCGCTTCCCTTCGCGGTCAAACCGCCCTCGTCACCGGCGTCTCGCGCCGGCGTGGCATCGGCTTCGCCGTTGCCACCCGACTCGCCGATCTCGGCGCGAACATCGTCATCCACCACCACCGTCCGCACGACCTCGACCTGCCTTGGGGTGGTGACGACCTCGATGCCGTGCGCGCCGGCATCCGCGAGCACCTCGTCGACGGTGGGCGATTCGAGGACGTCGGTGGCGACCTCGCCGACGCCTCGGTCATCCCCGGCCTCGTCGAGCGGGCGGCGGCCCGGACCGGCCGCCTCGACATCCTGATCTGCAACCACGCCAAGAGCGGCGACGACGGCAGCATCCTCGACATGACGCCGGAGCGACTCGATGCGTTCTGGGACGTCAACGCGCGCTCGACCCTGCTGCTGACCGCGGAGTTCGCCCGGCGCCTCGCGCCCGCACTCGAATCGCCTCGGCGCCCGGGCGACCGGATCACGGGAGACAAGCCGTACGCCGCTCCGCGCGGTCGCGTCGTCTGGATGACGTCGGGCCAGATCCATGGGCCGATGGTCGGCGAGGTCGCCTACGCGACGAGCAAGGCCGCGCTCGCCGGCATCACCCCGACCGTGGCGGCGGAGCTGCTCGAGCTCGGCATCATCCTCAACACCGTGAACCCGGGGCCGGTCAACACGGGCTACCTCGACCCCGAGACAACCGACCGATCGCTCGACGACCTCGACCGCTACCTCGCGACGACGCCGTTCGGACGTGTCGGCCGGCCGGCGGATCCGGCCGAGCTCATCGCGTGGCTCTGCAGTCCCGCGGGGGCGTGGATGGTCGGGCAGGTCCTCACGAGCGACGGCGGGTTCAGTCTCGGCTGA
- a CDS encoding ATP-dependent Clp protease ATP-binding subunit gives MFERFTDRARRVVVLAQEEAKMLNHNYIGTEHILLGLIHEGEGVAAKALESLGISLDAVREQVQDIIGQGQQQPTGHIPFTPRAKKVLELSLREALQLGHNYIGTEHILLGLIREGEGVAAQVLVKLGADLNKVRQQVIQLLSGYQGKEPAGATVGAGEQAQAPQGGSAVLDQFGRNLTQAARDNKLDPVIGREKEIERVMQILSRRSKNNPVLIGEPGVGKTAVVEGLAQAIVKGDVPETLKDKQVYSLDLGSLIAGSRYRGDFEERLKKVTKEIRTRGDIIVFIDEIHSLVGAGAAEGAIDAASILKPLLARGELQTIGATTLDEYRKHFEKDAALERRFQPIQVGEPSIPHAINILKGLRDRYEAHHKVQITDGAIVAATNLADRYISDRFLPDKAIDLIDEAGARLRLSILSSPPELREFDEKIAKVREDKERASEEQDFEKAAALRDEEKSLLAERLRLEKQWRSGDVASHAVVDEGLIAEVLAQATGIPVFKLTEEETSRLVFMEKALHQRVIGQEEAIAALSRTIRRQRAGLKDPKRPSGSFIFAGPTGVGKTELAKALAEFLFDDEGALISLDMSEFGEKHTVSRLFGAPPGFVGFEEGGQLTEKVRRKPFSVVLFDEIEKAHPDIFNSLLQILEEGRLTDGQGRVVDFKNTVIIMTTNLGSSAIAGGPVGFQVEGNAQTSYERMKGKVDEELKRHFKPEFLNRVDDVIVFPQLNKDELRQIVGLFTKRLSDRLLDRDMTVELSDAAKDRLIEIGFDPALGARPLRRAMQREVEDQLSERILHGELNSGDHVKVDAENGRFVFETAPREDKVAIGVGAAGEIAATPDITASGS, from the coding sequence ATGTTCGAGAGATTCACGGATCGTGCCCGTCGCGTGGTCGTGCTCGCCCAAGAAGAGGCGAAGATGCTGAACCACAACTACATCGGGACCGAGCACATCCTCCTGGGTCTGATCCACGAGGGTGAAGGCGTCGCTGCCAAGGCCCTCGAGAGTCTGGGCATCTCGCTCGACGCCGTGCGCGAGCAGGTGCAGGACATCATCGGTCAGGGGCAGCAGCAGCCGACCGGTCACATCCCCTTCACGCCGCGCGCGAAGAAGGTGCTGGAGCTGTCGCTGCGCGAAGCGCTGCAGCTCGGCCACAACTACATCGGCACCGAGCACATCCTCCTCGGCCTCATCCGCGAGGGTGAGGGCGTGGCCGCTCAGGTGCTCGTCAAGCTCGGCGCCGACCTGAACAAGGTGCGCCAGCAGGTCATCCAGCTGCTCAGCGGGTACCAGGGCAAGGAGCCCGCCGGCGCGACCGTCGGTGCGGGCGAGCAGGCTCAGGCGCCTCAGGGCGGCTCGGCGGTGCTCGACCAGTTCGGCCGCAACCTCACGCAGGCAGCGCGCGACAACAAGCTCGACCCCGTCATCGGCCGCGAGAAGGAGATCGAGCGGGTCATGCAGATCCTCTCGCGCCGCTCGAAGAACAACCCCGTGCTGATCGGCGAGCCCGGCGTCGGCAAGACCGCCGTCGTCGAGGGCCTCGCGCAGGCCATCGTCAAGGGCGATGTGCCCGAGACGCTCAAGGACAAGCAGGTCTACTCGCTCGACCTCGGCTCGCTCATCGCCGGTTCCCGCTACCGCGGTGACTTCGAGGAGCGCCTGAAGAAGGTCACGAAGGAGATCCGCACGCGCGGCGACATCATCGTCTTCATCGACGAGATCCACTCGCTCGTGGGTGCCGGTGCGGCCGAGGGCGCGATCGACGCCGCGTCGATCCTCAAGCCGCTGCTCGCCCGCGGTGAGCTCCAGACGATCGGTGCCACGACCCTCGACGAGTACCGCAAGCACTTCGAGAAGGACGCCGCGCTCGAGCGCCGGTTCCAGCCGATCCAGGTCGGCGAGCCGAGCATCCCTCACGCGATCAACATCCTGAAGGGTCTGCGCGACCGGTACGAGGCGCACCACAAGGTGCAGATCACCGACGGCGCGATCGTCGCGGCGACCAACCTGGCCGACCGCTACATCAGCGACCGCTTCCTGCCCGACAAGGCCATCGACCTGATCGACGAAGCCGGCGCCCGCCTGCGTCTGTCGATCCTGTCGTCGCCGCCGGAGCTGCGCGAGTTCGACGAGAAGATCGCGAAGGTCCGCGAGGACAAGGAGCGCGCGAGCGAGGAGCAGGACTTCGAGAAGGCCGCCGCCCTGCGCGACGAGGAGAAGTCGCTGCTCGCGGAGCGTCTGCGTCTCGAGAAGCAGTGGCGCTCGGGCGACGTGGCCAGCCACGCCGTCGTCGACGAGGGCCTGATCGCCGAAGTGCTCGCCCAGGCCACCGGCATCCCGGTGTTCAAGCTCACGGAAGAGGAGACCAGCCGTCTCGTCTTCATGGAGAAGGCGCTGCACCAGCGGGTCATCGGTCAGGAAGAGGCGATCGCCGCGCTCTCGCGCACGATCCGTCGTCAGCGCGCGGGCCTCAAGGACCCCAAGCGTCCCTCCGGCTCGTTCATCTTCGCCGGCCCCACGGGTGTCGGAAAGACCGAGCTGGCCAAGGCGCTCGCCGAGTTCCTCTTCGACGACGAGGGTGCACTGATCTCCCTCGACATGTCGGAGTTCGGCGAGAAGCACACCGTCTCGCGTCTGTTCGGCGCCCCTCCTGGATTCGTCGGATTCGAAGAGGGCGGCCAGCTCACCGAGAAGGTGCGCCGCAAGCCGTTCTCGGTCGTGCTTTTCGACGAGATCGAGAAGGCCCACCCCGACATCTTCAACTCGCTGCTGCAGATCCTCGAAGAGGGTCGTCTGACCGACGGTCAGGGCCGCGTGGTCGACTTCAAGAACACCGTGATCATCATGACGACCAACCTCGGTTCGTCGGCGATCGCGGGTGGTCCGGTCGGCTTCCAGGTCGAGGGCAACGCGCAGACCAGCTACGAGCGGATGAAGGGCAAGGTCGACGAGGAGCTCAAGCGCCACTTCAAGCCCGAGTTCCTCAACCGCGTCGATGACGTCATCGTCTTCCCGCAGCTGAACAAGGACGAGCTGCGCCAGATCGTGGGCCTGTTCACGAAGCGCCTGAGCGACCGCCTGCTCGACCGCGACATGACGGTGGAGCTCTCGGATGCCGCGAAGGACCGCCTCATCGAGATCGGCTTCGACCCGGCGCTCGGCGCTCGTCCGCTGCGTCGGGCCATGCAGCGCGAGGTCGAGGACCAGCTGAGCGAGCGCATCCTGCACGGCGAGCTCAACAGCGGCGACCACGTGAAGGTCGACGCCGAGAACGGTCGGTTCGTGTTCGAGACCGCGCCCCGCGAGGACAAGGTCGCGATCGGTGTCGGAGCCGCGGGCGAGATCGCCGCGACCCCCGACATCACGGCCAGCGGGAGCTGA